The sequence GACGCGGCAAAGAGCTATTTAGCAAATATCAACACTATGCTAAATTAGAACCAGTTCATAAAGATGTTCATGAAAATATCGCCAACGCACACAAAATAATGGTAGAACACGGCAAGACAAATGGGTGTTTAGATAAAATTTATAAACAACTAAATGCGGCTGAGAGTGCAAGCAAATCTGTTATAGATATTTTAAATACTCTATTAAATGAGAGAATTATGGAGTTAAAAGTTAAATTTAATAAAAAATAACTATATTAAAATAGTGTTGGCTCATCTATGCTTTGAGCCAATACAGCCTCTACATCTTCATAATTTTCAAAAACTAAAGCATATCTAAACTCATCAAGCTTTTTTATATCTTCTATATCATCATATACAAAATCAGCCATAAACGCTACACTACTACTAGCCCTAGCACAGATAATAATATCACTAAATTTCTGCCTTAAAAGCGTAGCCTCTAGCCTAAAAAGCTCTTCATCGCTTTCGCAAATTATCGCTCTATGACTTTGGCCAAATTCTTTAATCACAAAAAATTTATCAACAAAAATCGCCTTAAAATGGCTAAATTTATCAAAACTATGAACCTTAAATCCCACACTATACTCATCAAAAAACCTCATCA is a genomic window of Campylobacter devanensis containing:
- a CDS encoding CZB domain-containing protein translates to MNDVHELSNTINFNSQKALSTIFISLVKLDHLLFKVKGYKAIFDENLNEKFADCHSCRLGKWYETGRGKELFSKYQHYAKLEPVHKDVHENIANAHKIMVEHGKTNGCLDKIYKQLNAAESASKSVIDILNTLLNERIMELKVKFNKK